CACATCCAGAGGCGGCGGAACGTCAGGCTCATACAATGAAAATGGAGGGGCACCTAATGTTTGGCAGACCATGGACTCCATGGGCAGACAGAAGGTGCCCCTCCACATTCTTTGTCCAAGCCCGATGTTCTATCGCCTCTGCTGACATCACTATCATACAAAATATATGATACATATTGCTATTCAgccaatttacattttttttaaattccttgTTAGGCTATATTGGTCTAACTCCACTTAGTCCATATGATTAGATGACCTTTTTATGGACCAGGGGGGTGttccacaaagatttaagtatgacttaagtcgcacttaaatgctgatgcgtacatgatatgcaacgcgcaatgtTATTGATAATACGAAGTAGtacgcgtcctcttggcatgatcttaccaatgcggtcatgcctttcaTACCGtgcgcaactaggcatttaagtgcgactctaagtcatacttaaatctttgtgaaacaccccccagatttaaatttgacaaagGGCAAAAAACCACACAGAGAAAGTGGAAATGCAGATCATCTGGGTATTAGACTGAGtgagtggtattagaccaacttaCTGTAGGCCAAAGGGCAATTGCCCTAGATCAAATTGACATCACCCAAAAAGGGTTTGGCCATTAGACTATCTGACAAGTAGATCAATTGCTTCAAGACTAAGTGAATACACATCTTCCTTTCATTAGGTCCAGCCACAAACCCACAAAGTGCCTACTGGCTACCAACCCTAAACAGAGGTGCAGTTTGGCAAATCAAAATGGTTTGAACCCTCTACCCTCATAGTCAGGCAACATATCCATTGACCACTCCACCTCAGTCCTCGACGCAAGATGGAACTTGTCAGGTAAATGTCTCTTCTTCTTCATCGAATCTGATGAGGTCTTTGTCCAATCTGCAGCTGTTGATGAAGTCGCCTAGAGAGGGCCTGGGCTCTGGATGTTTATCATACAGTCTCAGGATGGCCGTCTGACACCCGTCCCTCCATTTATCTATCAGATCTTGAAGTGTTTCCAAGTCATtctgttaaaaaaatcacaaggtAACAAACTGATTTCACAAACATCCCACAAGTGAAAAGTTGAAAAGCcctatcatttttcttttgccaGACTGgaactgtttctttttttttgtgggggggggggtggggttgggAGGATATTGGAGATCTGCTAATCTAAGACTTAACGAGAAGtcttaattgtatatatttacaATACGGTAATGGAACTTGGAATGCCTGGCATTGTGGCAAAGCAAACAAATACAGTCATGTGATTGAGTTGAGATTTCATTTCATAGTATAATATTATACAGTTGTGGataagggggtggggggggggtgaatataAGAGATCTGGTCGGAGACAAAATAAGATTAGGCGAAGAGGCAATTCACAGGTTGGCCAATTGTTAAGTAGACCATACAAGtccattgggtgatttcaaattTCGGTGTTGACATCTGGggggcatttcatcaacatttttcccgacaagttgtcagacccgacaactttccttgattttgatgggctgagaagcactgttactatggtaactgtcggataaaacaggacttgtcagataaacgTTCAACAAgtcttttcatgaaacgctccccagggccccattgcataaaggGGCattgcataaataattttcataacTTTGTCATCCAATCATGGTAAATTGTCTGTAATCCTTGATTCTCATCGGTTGGTGATCAGCATTACCATgatagttaccattggatggcaaagttaccctaataatagtaacttttatgcaacgggccctgGTGTTGGGAAAAGTTTACACCAGTCACAGCATCTGATATGAAATGACTAGTGTTGGGCCAATTTttacaccagccacaacactaAATTTGAAATGGTACGTGTCTGGTGCTTGTGCTGACATCAGGTATTGGGATAGCAATGCAAGTAGTAAACAGACATTGATTCTTGAAGCTACTAAGTTAGGCACCCATATTCACCCACTAAACATTAATACTAACACcaataacaaatttgaaatccacagtgaattttttttttaaagataaatgccagttgtggtaacaatctcaataTGAAATTTTACAGAATGCAatatataatgaccacccaagctagtgtctgtttgtatgaataaaatatgtgccaaaggattctggaagaaattgtgtaattgcatgctgagaaataagcaaaataagcgcggattcgggcacttccgtcaagtctttattccagcaataataatatacactatcccacgtgtgcctatctgtgttggcgatcttcagtgtgatcgtttttcagcttagattttatgatttcacaaagttcagtttatgtaactgtaccagatctagatccacgatgatatactaatacttaaccttggttttacagactttctcatgaaatctgtgttttactgcaactactttcatttagctttaaatgctgaaatgcaattGATGCTTCACTTTCTCATTAACAATGAACTTGAAAGCAAGCAAACACATTATAACATTGGGTTTAAATTCACATGGTctacaagcagttggtctagtctaataccacatggaCTAGACCCACTTGGACTACTATCAATTTGGTTTAAGAGTCATTTGGTCTACAGTACATTACACTTGGGACAAAACCCGCTTCTgagtctaattctcatttagtctaaaATACCCTGATGGTTTCATCTACCAATCTTTTTTGCACttggtcaaatgaaaatttgattcataAACAATTCATCTGACCATACATAGACTAAGTTgtgttagaccatgtggatatatAATGTCAACCTCAAGTGTATATAGTGTATGTTGGGACTTATAAGCTGTGCTTATTGAGGGTATCCCTCCACTTTTAAACAATATGTCTTTGTATTTCATGTCAGATTTTTATGTATACTTATTTTTAAAGAtggtaaataaattgaaattgaattgaaattgaattagaACTTGTAGGGGCTGAATGGCacttagaccaaatggttagtacACAAattgcagacctgccaacctctgggaatgaaaaactgtattctgtgataaaaaaaacggtatttttccaaaaaaaagtgtatttcataataaaatgcgagacgcactcgctcatcgcggcgctcaagctgcatgcaagctagaatgcgcactgctcttgcagatgaaaaaaaaaaacccattgaaacttgtgtatatctcaccctggtttttacaaaatgattgaaaaaaaaaacaagttacctgaaattacattgatctaataaccatatttgtgtacgttctATGAAATACAGCCATACAgacatgatttttctcaataaattacgattttgtaaaaaaaaaaaaaaaaaaaaagatttatttattaaaaaaaaaaaaaaaaaaaaaaaaaaaacgtactaaatacggctaaaacgtactggttggcaggtctgaaatTGGTTGTAGACGTACTGAAATTGGACCAcatgggatgagaccaaacaaaGAAGGGTTAGACTTAGACAATCTCCAGTAGGTATAGCAGCGCAtgacactggcactggtccgacagtacagaccagtaaaaattgatgctgggccagtaacttttcagaaatagacaagatttactggtccgaaatgaccagtaaaattatatCTTACTGATcaatacaaatgatattttctgcTTTTATAAACTATGGCTCTGGTGTCTTAATAAAAATGCTctacaaaattgagaaatggctctcatgaattatgttgtgtgtgtgtactgtttttttttagggggtaaCAATAAGCAATAAAAGAGGGCAAAATAAACTCGAgcctttttaatgtttttctttatttttatagaCCAGTAAATTCTAggtttggaccagtaaaaaatggtAGAACTGACTATCTTCTGGTCTGACATGATCAGGTTGGGCCAGTAGAAAAAAGGGCGAGCCTGATAGACTAAGTGGTAATTATAGATGTACAAGGTGGGTATTTTGTAAAGATGTTCATAACggttacgaatgactttatgaacgactggtgaaacCTTCTTGTGGTACATGTAAAAAATGAGACATAGATTATAGCACCCAAGAAGGTACCaccagtcgtttgtaaagtcatttataacttatgaacagcttaatttatgaaacaccccacAGGAAAACTTTAAATCACCTTCGATCTGTACATCTTGACCAATTTCAACTTCCTGCACGATTCTTCTTTCTCTGCAACATTTCTCGTCAACTCCTTCCTTGTCCGGTCGGCCTCCATGATCTGTTTATCCACGGTAGAAGCCTTGCCATGGTCAGTCTCTTCGGTCATCATGTGGCACCAGTCAAACTTGAACAGGAAGACAAAGAGCTAAGACTAGGTGTCCTGTAGATGGCAGCCAGGACTCCAGTAGGGCCTTGTTTCCAGTCTTGGTTCAGTAGTACCAGTCCTTCCTGTATtttcaacaagaaaaaaatatgaatagatttAGTTatcttcaaatttgatttttaatgcaTGACCACCATTCCACCAATAAATCAAAGAACAGTGCTAGTGTATGTTTTCAGCCAAGGAAGAAGAATTGATGGTATCGGAATCcctaattgaattgaaaacccTCCCTTTGGGCCTGCTAATGTTATAGTATAGTACTGGTATCACATTGAAAAGCAGTTTAGTCTCCGGCTACAGTACACCtacattcatcatgttcatgacaTTGAATACCGACCAGCCTTGACTTGTATTATCGAATGCACACATTTACACATCAGAAACTTACAACATACCGTACTTAAAAGGAAATTttaatagaaagatgatgaaagaGGGCCCCtaaggggccacttccattgatgagtgaataccatgcgcgaccacagggttttgaaaagcaccctaaacacgtattttccatattctgaaaatgcaccccttaacaagtattggcgtgtgaaaccctacccttaacaagtattagaaaCCGAATACTATTGGCAATTATTTCCAtaattgagcccctaaacaagtacagcgatgtatttttccatattctgaaaatgcaccccttaacaagtattggaaacaaaacgatatacTCTTGGagtcttggcaagtattccctgaaatgaacccctaaacaagtacagcgatattttattgttatgtcacgggtccgtcggtcgtcggttttacctttatacacaccattattttggtttagtcggccccaccttccacacctcgcgcaaatcggactctaaacacatagtgttggggcaaaaaggacatcctttatcaaacatttttattttgttttatcatccccgcatatttgaccctaaacacgtatatatTTCCgcgcgaaatagatacccttttatcaatatttttgtgtttttg
The genomic region above belongs to Lytechinus pictus isolate F3 Inbred chromosome 12, Lp3.0, whole genome shotgun sequence and contains:
- the LOC129273093 gene encoding swi5-dependent recombination DNA repair protein 1 homolog is translated as MTEETDHGKASTVDKQIMEADRTRKELTRNVAEKEESCRKLKLVKMYRSKNDLETLQDLIDKWRDGCQTAILRLYDKHPEPRPSLGDFINSCRLDKDLIRFDEEEETFT